In one window of Rhodospirillaceae bacterium DNA:
- a CDS encoding DUF2846 domain-containing protein — MPRGILAIFMALMLASCVQPGQSYYELNDTRPVIEKGKARIYVFRETNITYLTFEARARVNGKAAIKLPNGAYAYWDVKPGSVSVDIIDTWDSTKPSSLNVATEVGQEYFVAVLPRQVPAEDGHYNYPTGKEEMVSGSASGFKLHSVHPDYGRWQITSLSPAGYMNDMEIYTSRQTKQ, encoded by the coding sequence ATGCCTCGTGGAATTTTAGCGATTTTTATGGCTCTGATGCTGGCTTCATGCGTGCAGCCTGGGCAATCGTATTACGAGCTTAACGACACGCGACCTGTCATAGAAAAAGGCAAGGCCCGCATCTACGTATTCCGGGAAACCAATATTACCTATTTGACCTTTGAAGCGAGGGCGAGGGTGAATGGGAAGGCCGCAATTAAATTGCCCAATGGGGCTTATGCCTACTGGGATGTGAAGCCGGGCAGCGTAAGTGTTGATATCATCGATACCTGGGATTCGACCAAGCCTTCATCCTTGAATGTAGCGACTGAGGTGGGGCAGGAGTATTTCGTCGCCGTATTGCCAAGGCAAGTGCCAGCAGAAGATGGCCACTATAATTATCCCACGGGCAAAGAAGAAATGGTCAGTGGTTCTGCCTCAGGATTTAAGCTTCATTCCGTGCATCCGGACTATGGGCGCTGGCAGATTACTTCATTGTCACCTGCCGGATACATGAACGACATGGAAATTTACACGTCGCGCCAAACCAAACAGTAA
- a CDS encoding LysR family transcriptional regulator, protein MDWDKLRVFHVVSEAGSFTHAGEQLNLSQSAVSRQISSLEESLKVTLFHRHARGLILTEQGEMLFRTAREIYASVNMAQSRLVESQEKPEGQLKITTTVAFGSVWLTSRIKSFIEMYPEIQVSVVLADNELDLSMREADVAIRMMPPRQPDLIQRHLMTMRYRIYASPAYLEANGTPETTEELDNHKMITYGDGAQFPVDRYNWLMEGRTPILKVNSTYGIYRAVQSGLGIAALPDYMSREGGNLVEVLPDLEGPSFDSYFVYPEELRHNKRIGVFRDFLVHSISEDGLQ, encoded by the coding sequence ATGGATTGGGACAAGCTTCGCGTCTTTCACGTCGTTTCAGAAGCCGGCAGCTTCACCCATGCCGGGGAACAACTGAACCTGAGTCAATCAGCCGTCAGCCGACAGATCAGTTCGCTCGAAGAAAGCCTGAAAGTAACGTTGTTCCACCGCCATGCGCGGGGATTGATCCTGACCGAACAAGGGGAGATGCTTTTTCGCACAGCCCGGGAAATTTATGCATCCGTCAATATGGCGCAATCGCGACTGGTTGAAAGTCAGGAAAAACCCGAAGGGCAATTGAAGATTACCACGACGGTTGCGTTCGGCTCGGTTTGGCTGACGTCGCGCATTAAGTCCTTTATTGAGATGTATCCCGAAATTCAGGTCTCCGTCGTTTTGGCGGACAACGAATTAGATCTTTCGATGCGCGAAGCCGATGTTGCCATCCGCATGATGCCGCCGCGTCAGCCTGATTTGATTCAGCGCCACCTCATGACCATGCGCTATCGTATCTATGCCTCCCCTGCATATCTGGAGGCTAACGGCACCCCTGAGACGACGGAAGAGCTAGACAATCACAAGATGATTACCTATGGCGACGGCGCGCAATTTCCGGTTGATCGGTATAACTGGCTGATGGAAGGCCGGACGCCAATTCTCAAGGTTAACAGCACCTATGGCATCTACCGCGCCGTGCAAAGTGGTCTTGGGATCGCCGCACTACCAGATTATATGAGCCGCGAAGGGGGAAATTTGGTTGAAGTCCTGCCTGATCTGGAAGGGCCATCGTTTGATTCTTACTTTGTCTACCCAGAAGAGCTTCGCCACAATAAGAGAATCGGTGTATTCCGTGACTTCCTGGTTCACAGCATTTCGGAAGATGGCCTGCAATAG